In Streptomyces rapamycinicus NRRL 5491, the genomic stretch CCGTCGGCGAGCTTCCGGCCGGCTGGGGCTTCCACACCATCTGGCAGTACACCTCCTCCGGCCCGACGGTCGGCGACCACAACAAGTTCAACGGCGCCATGGACCGGCTGCAGGCCCTCGCCAACGGCTGAGCCTCACGTCGCGTCACCCCCCACTCCCGGCGCGTCCGACCGCATGCGGCGCGTCCCGCCCTCCGGCATACGGACAGGTCTGTCTGTACGCTGGAGGGCGTCGGTCGTTCCACGGCCCCGGTCGCTCCACGGCCCCGGTCGCCTCCCACGGCCCCGTGTGTCCGCGTCAAGGAGCTTGATCATGAGCAGCGCCCGCCCCTCCGCCCATGAGCGGATCCTGTCCACCGCGACCGCGCTGTTCAACGCCCATGGGGTGCGCGGGGTCGGAGTGGACCGGATCATCGCCGAGTCGGGCGTGGCGAAGGCCACGCTCTACTCCCACTTCCGCGCCAAGGACGATCTGGTGCTGGCCTATCTGCACAGAGCGGACGAGCACTGGCGCCGGGCGCTGCGGGAGGCCGCGGAGGCGGCCGGCGCCGACCCCCGGGACCGGCTCATCGGCCTCTTCGACGCGCTGGACTCGGCGACCGAACGGGACGGCTTCCGCGGCTGCGCCTTCATCAGGACCGCGGGCGAGACCGAACCGGACACCGCCACCCACGCCGCGACCGCCGAGCACAAGCGCGCGGTGAGGGCCTGGCTGACCGAGCTGGCCCGGGCGGCCGGGGCCGCCGACCCCGAGCGGCTCGCCGTGCAGATCTCCGTCCTCGTGGACGGGGTGATGGCCGCGGCGGCGCTGGAGCCGAGGCCGGAATTCACGGAGGCCGCCCGGGACGCGGCGCGGGCGCTGGTCGCGCGGGCGTGCCCGGTGCGGGTGTAAGCACCCCCTGCGTACGCGGAACGCGGGCATGGCACCCCCTTGCGTACGCGGAAAGCGGGCATGGCACCCCTCGCGTACGCGAAAGGGCCCGGCCGCCAAGTGAGCGGCCGGGCCCTTCGCCGTCTCGCGCCCGGGTCGTCAGGCCGCGGTCAGCGCGCGCCGCCGCACCGCGCCGGAGGCCAGCAGCTCGCGATAGCGGTCCTGGAACGCGGCGAGTTCGGCGTCGCCGAGCCCATGGGTGCCGTGCACGATGAGCGGCTCCTCGTACGTCATCCCGGTGATGTTGGCGGTGGCGTCGAAGGGCTTGAGCAGATCGACGACCGAGTAGGGGTGGGCCCCGCCCGGCCGGTACTGCTCCTCGGTGCTGCCCGTCGAGGTGGCGATCAGCAGTGACTTGCCGCGCAGCGAGGTGCCGCCGCCGCCGTAGGCGAAACCGCGCAGGAACACCTCGTCCAGCCACTTCTTCAGCAGCGGCGGCGCCGAGTACCAGTAGAAGGGGAACTGGAGGACGATCCGGTCGTGCTCCAGCAGCAGCCGCTGTTCGCGCTCGACGTCGATCCGCAGATCGGGATAGCCGGCGTAGAGGTCGTGGAGCGTGACGTTCTCCACCGGCCGGGCCGCCTCGGCGAGGGCGGCGTTGACCCGGGATGCGGCGAGATCGGGGTGGGCGAGGACGAGCAGGGTGCGCACGGAGTCCCTCCGAGGACGGCAATACGGCCTACGAACAGACAGGTCTGTCTGGTTCACTGCCGAAGCTACCAGACAGACCTGTCTGTCTCAAGCTCAGGCCGCCGCCACCGGAATTTCGGGGGCCGCCGCCCGGGCGGGCTCGAGGGCCAGCTCCAGCACCCGGCGGACGTCGGAGACCGGGTGGACGTCGAGCTTGTCCAGGACCTCGGCGGGGACGTCGTCCAGGTCGGGCTCATTGCGCTTGGGAATGATCACGGTGGTCACCCCGGCCCGGTGCGCCGCCAGCAGCTTCTGCTTGACTCCGCCGATGGGCAGCACCCGCCCGGTCAGGGACACCTCGCCGGTCATCGCCACGTCCGGGCGCACCTGGCGGCCGGAGAGCAGCGAGGCCAGCGCGGTGGTCATGGTGACGCCCGCGCTCGGGCCGTCCTTGGGCACCGCGCCCGCCGGGACGTGGAGGTGGACGCCGCGCTCCTTCAGATCGCCGACCGGCAGTTCCAGCTCCGCGCCGTGCGAGCGCAGGAAGGAGAGCGCGATCTGGGCGGACTCCTTCATGACGTCGCCGAGCTGACCGGTGAGGCTCAGCCCCGCGCCGCCCGTCTCCGGGTCTGCCAGCGACGCCTCCACGAACAGCACGTCACCGCCCGCGCCGGTGACCGCGAGCCCGGTCGCCACGCCGGGGACCGCGGTGCGGCGCTCGGCCGGGTCCTGGGCGGACTCGGGGGTGTGGTGCGGCCGGCCGATCAGCGGGCGCAGCTCCGCCACGCCGACCGTGAAGGGAAGTTCGCGCTCGTCGAGCTCGTGCTGGGCCGCCACCTTGCGCAGCAGCCGGGCGATGGACCGCTCCAGGGTCCGTACGCCCGCCTCGCGGGTGTACTCGCCCGCAAGCTTGCGCAGCGCCTCGTCGGTCACCGTGACCTCGCCCGGCTCCAGACCGGCCCGCTCCAGCTGACGGGACAGCAGGTGGTCCCGGGCGATGGTGACCTTCTCGTCCTCGGTGTAGCCGTCCAGGCGCACCAGCTCCATCCGGTCCAGCAGCGCCTCCGGGATGGCCTCCAGCACGTTGGCGGTGGCGAGGAAGACCACGTCGCTCAGGTCGAGTTCGACCTCCAGGTAGTGGTCGCGGAAGGTGTGGTTCTGCGCCGGGTCCAGGACCTCCAGCAGGGCCGCGGCCGGGTCGCCGCGGAAGTCGGAGCCCACCTTGTCGATCTCGTCCAGGAGGACGACGGGGTTCATCGAGCCCGCCTCCTTGATGGCCCGGACGACCCGGCCGGGCAGCGCGCCCACGTAGGTGCGCCGGTGGCCGCGGATCTCCGCCTCGTCGCGGACGCCGCCGAGCGCGACCCGGACGAACTTCCGCCCCATCGCGCGGGCGACGCTCTCGCCCAGGCTGGTCTTGCCGACGCCGGGCGGGCCCACGAGGGCGAGCACCGCGCCGCCGCGGCGGCCGCCGACGACGCCGAGGCCCCGGTCGGCGCGGCGCTTGCGCACCGCCAGGTACTCGGTGATCCGCTCCTTGACGTCCTCCAGGCCCGCGTGGTCGGCGTCGAGCACGGCCTTGGCGCCCTGGATGTCGTACGCGTCCTCGGTGCGCTCGTTCCAGGGCAGCTCCAGGACGGTGTCCAGCCAGGTGCGGATCCAGCTGCCCTCGGGGCTCTGGTCGCTGGACCGCTCCAGCTTGTCGACCTCCTTGAGGGCCGCCTCGCGGACCTTGTCCGGCAGATCGGCGGCCTCCACGCGGGCGCGGTAGTCGTCGGACTCGTCCTCGGGGTCGCCATTGAGGTCGGCGAGCTCCTTACGGACGGCTTCGAGCTGACGCCGCAGCAGGAATTCGCGCTGCTGCTTGTCGACGCCCTCCTGGACGTCCTTGGCGATCGACTCGGCCACGTCCTGCTCGGCGATGTGGTCGCTCAGCCAGGTGACGGCCAGCTTCAGCCGGGCCACCGGGTCGGTGGTCTCCAGCAGTTCGACGCGCTGGGCCACGGACAGGAAGGGCGAGTAGCCGGAGTTGTCGGCGAGCTGCGAGACATCGTCGATCTGCTGCACCCGGTCCACGACCTGCCAGGCGCCGCGCTTGCGCAGCCAGCTGGTGGCCAGCGCCTTGTACTCCTTGATCAATTCGGTGACGGCACCGGGCAGGGGGTCGGGCACGATCTCCTCGACCGTGGTCCCCTCCACCCACAGGGCCGCCCCGGGTCCGGTGGTCCCGGCCCCGATGCGGACGCGGCGCACCCCGCGGATCAGCGCGCCGGGGTCTCCGTCGGAGAGCCGGCCCACCTGCTCGACGGTGCCGAGCGTGCCGATACCGGCGTAGGTGCCGTCGACGCGGGGCACCAGCAGCACCTTCGGCTTACCGCCTCCGCTCCCACTGGAGCGGGCGGCGGCCTGGGCGGCCTCCACCGCGGCGCGTACCTCGGTATCGGAAAGGTCCAGCGGCACCACCATGCCGGGGAGCACCACCTCGTCCTCAAGAGGCAGTACGGGCAGGGTGAGCGGTGTCGACAGCGAAGCCATGATCTCCCCTTCGGCAGGCAAGTTGAGTCACAAGGACTCAATAAGTCAATGCCCACTCAATGCACGGAGGGGGCTCAGGTGTTCCCGGACGCCCGTTCGCTGTGAGCGAAGCCGGGCGAGGCATCGTCGTCTCGCCGTGACCGCCCGTGCCACCTGGTGTTTCGCCGGACGTACGGCCAGGAGACGACGCCGAGCAGCAGGGCGAAGGCATGGCCCCAGCCGGTGAGCGGATCGAAGTCGACGAGGATCCCGGCGGCGAGCGCGAGGCCGACTCCGCCCAGCAGCGCCCACCGGCGCCCGGGCGACAGCAGCCCGGCGAGCGCGGCGGCGCAGGCGATCAGCCCGTAGCTCACCCCGTAGTCGAGGCGGCGCAGCGAGCTGTCCGGGAGATGCCCGGCGGCCACCGAGACGGCCACCGGGACCTCGGTGAGCAGCGTCGCCAGCACATGTCCGAGCAGGAACACCCCGGCCGTGCGCACCGCGCCGAGCCGCCGCTCCAGCGCGCCGAGCACCAGGGGGAAGGCGACCAGATACGGCGAGGTGAGCCCGCCCACCGCCCACAACGCGCTGACCAGCAGCGTCAGCAGCGGTCGCTGGGAGAGGTGGGACACATCGGTACTGGAGCCCGCGAGCAGATCGCGCACGGTGCCGGGGTCGCCGAGACGGGCGTAGAGCCCGGTGCCGAGCAGGACGAGCGTGTAGCCGAGGGTGAACGGCACGGTGCGCAGCGCACGCGGCAGCGAACGCGCCACCGCAGCCGTGCGGCGCGAGCGGGCCCGCCCGGCCCCCGGCACCCGAGGCGTACTGGCCCCGGCGGCCGCGGGCCAGCCGCGGCCCGCCGCCCGCCGGGCATCGGCCGGGCGGGCGCATGGACCGGCAGCGGCGACGACCCGGAGGCCGTCCGGATCACCGCCGTCCGCCGCCCGCGCACCAGGAACGTCCGGCGTATCCGTCCCTCTTACCGATGTCGTCAACGCCCGCGCCCCTTTCTCACTCCCGCCGCTCCCCCTGCTCCCCGCTTATCCGTCACGACCGGAACAACAACCAGGACGCCGTGAGTCATGTCACGACACCTCCGGCTGTGACATGGACGACGCCGAGCCGCGCGAACCGCACGGCACCGGGCCACCGTGAATCGGTTGGACCGGCGAGCGGAGGCGGCGCGAGGATGGCGGGGTCAGGAACCATCCGGGAGGACTCCGCACCCATGCAGCCGCAGCCG encodes the following:
- a CDS encoding NAD(P)H-dependent oxidoreductase, with the translated sequence MRTLLVLAHPDLAASRVNAALAEAARPVENVTLHDLYAGYPDLRIDVEREQRLLLEHDRIVLQFPFYWYSAPPLLKKWLDEVFLRGFAYGGGGTSLRGKSLLIATSTGSTEEQYRPGGAHPYSVVDLLKPFDATANITGMTYEEPLIVHGTHGLGDAELAAFQDRYRELLASGAVRRRALTAA
- a CDS encoding TetR/AcrR family transcriptional regulator, with protein sequence MSSARPSAHERILSTATALFNAHGVRGVGVDRIIAESGVAKATLYSHFRAKDDLVLAYLHRADEHWRRALREAAEAAGADPRDRLIGLFDALDSATERDGFRGCAFIRTAGETEPDTATHAATAEHKRAVRAWLTELARAAGAADPERLAVQISVLVDGVMAAAALEPRPEFTEAARDAARALVARACPVRV
- a CDS encoding rhomboid-like protein, which gives rise to MTTSVRGTDTPDVPGARAADGGDPDGLRVVAAAGPCARPADARRAAGRGWPAAAGASTPRVPGAGRARSRRTAAVARSLPRALRTVPFTLGYTLVLLGTGLYARLGDPGTVRDLLAGSSTDVSHLSQRPLLTLLVSALWAVGGLTSPYLVAFPLVLGALERRLGAVRTAGVFLLGHVLATLLTEVPVAVSVAAGHLPDSSLRRLDYGVSYGLIACAAALAGLLSPGRRWALLGGVGLALAAGILVDFDPLTGWGHAFALLLGVVSWPYVRRNTRWHGRSRRDDDASPGFAHSERASGNT
- the lon gene encoding endopeptidase La, with translation MASLSTPLTLPVLPLEDEVVLPGMVVPLDLSDTEVRAAVEAAQAAARSSGSGGGKPKVLLVPRVDGTYAGIGTLGTVEQVGRLSDGDPGALIRGVRRVRIGAGTTGPGAALWVEGTTVEEIVPDPLPGAVTELIKEYKALATSWLRKRGAWQVVDRVQQIDDVSQLADNSGYSPFLSVAQRVELLETTDPVARLKLAVTWLSDHIAEQDVAESIAKDVQEGVDKQQREFLLRRQLEAVRKELADLNGDPEDESDDYRARVEAADLPDKVREAALKEVDKLERSSDQSPEGSWIRTWLDTVLELPWNERTEDAYDIQGAKAVLDADHAGLEDVKERITEYLAVRKRRADRGLGVVGGRRGGAVLALVGPPGVGKTSLGESVARAMGRKFVRVALGGVRDEAEIRGHRRTYVGALPGRVVRAIKEAGSMNPVVLLDEIDKVGSDFRGDPAAALLEVLDPAQNHTFRDHYLEVELDLSDVVFLATANVLEAIPEALLDRMELVRLDGYTEDEKVTIARDHLLSRQLERAGLEPGEVTVTDEALRKLAGEYTREAGVRTLERSIARLLRKVAAQHELDERELPFTVGVAELRPLIGRPHHTPESAQDPAERRTAVPGVATGLAVTGAGGDVLFVEASLADPETGGAGLSLTGQLGDVMKESAQIALSFLRSHGAELELPVGDLKERGVHLHVPAGAVPKDGPSAGVTMTTALASLLSGRQVRPDVAMTGEVSLTGRVLPIGGVKQKLLAAHRAGVTTVIIPKRNEPDLDDVPAEVLDKLDVHPVSDVRRVLELALEPARAAAPEIPVAAA